ATGGTTCAATGTAGAAGGTGATGCAAGATATTCTAGGGCTTTGATGTGTTTAATGTTGTCCGTCATTGCTGTTGGTTTTTGGGATATGGAACTATGCCcctgaaaaaaacatgactGTTAGACCGAAATTGATAGTTATGAAAATCAAACACAAATGGATCGGGGTTgaccagagagagagtgggagataGAGCGATAATGCATGAAAGGCAGTGACAACGGTCACCTTTACGCAcacaaatctttaaaaaaattggTTTTAGATTAAACTATActtaaacattaaatatgtCAAGAAATCTTCTTAAAAACAGTCACCGAAAAGACATGTCCAAACAGCATGTCGTGGGCAAACAGTGAAAGAACCCTGGGTATACTTCTTCAGCAGCTGTAAAATAAGATTTCGACGATGCCGAACAGCCAATGAACATAAATCGTGGGACGTGACGTATGGGTCCCTGTAGAAAAGGCGCGGAGTGTATCGCATTGCCAGAGACCATGGAACAGTGGAACTGCCTGCTCGAGTCTTGCCTTAACTGAATGTATAGCCAACTCCTAGATAACTCACATGCAGCTTTCTtggcaaagagaaaaaaaaacactgcttaaGGAAAACAGCTTCTCTTAGACCTTCATCAGGATCTAaatgcaaacatatttttaattcttttttttccttatttTAAAGTGTATAGGCTTACATATACGTACGTATTTCGATATTATCAATATGACTCTAACACCAACTCGGACACTAATTTAGTTCGATGGCAAGCTGATGAGGAAGCTACATGGAAATGCACGCGCCTACAGTACCACAGACCCTGTTGTGGTCTtgattttttcttttcttttttcgaATCGGGTGGAAATCATTTTTGGTTACAGTGATGCAGTAGAAGTAGTGACAGACTCCATTGATCGAGTTAGTATTGATGAATTCGTTCGTTTACTAATGCGCTGAATGTTATAATCCAAATAGCCCTGAATAAATAGTGTGGAAGAGTAACAGACCCATGCAGCGTGGGCTTCGATATTTGGTAGGTTTTTAATTCCGTAAGAATTATTTTAGAACAAGCATTTTTCACACAAGCTAGCAACATATGTCTATGCTACATAATATTTATTTGCGTTAGAAAAACAACGGGTTCCATACTATTAATTAATGAATTAGGCCAATATATtaaatgtgagagagagagatgcagagattCGGATGATGATTTCCATTGGCAGATGATGCGTAGTGTGGAGAACACGTGTCCATTTTTGCCTCATATTTTTTCCTGAACTGGAATTCTTACTTGTCAAACCAAGAAGGGAAAGAATCTGACTGCCAATGCACGGGTTAGGTTTTCGTCTTATGGAAATCTTGGGTTGCAGATCTGAGGAAAACACGTATAACATCATCCCCTCTGCGGCTACAATGCTTTTCCACGGCCTCCCTGGAGGCGACATGCACAGTGTTGTCGAAGAAATGGACCGGAGAGGGAAGAGCGAATCAGCAGCTATCAGTTCGGCCATAGATATGGGAGAATCTGAAACGGTAGGCAATTGAACGACCACGCTGCAGGCGATTGCAATCGAGAGTAAGAAATTGTTCTGTGAAAATTTAATGATGAGCATAAAAAAAGTTTGTGAAAATGTGTAAGAGCTGTGAACTCTAACATAATGTGTTGGGATATTAAAAATACTTTGATTGGGATAGGCTATTTAAAGTAAGAATACACTTGTTTCTTGTtgattataattatttaaaatgtgtattctcCTTGCATTATTTCTCTATCTGTATAACATTATAGATTGATCTAATAATGTTGCCGAAAAGGCTAATCCATTAATATGCTAATCGGtcaaaagcatgtttttttgtgcacATTCAAGTGTTTTAAGCATGACATTGTTTTAGTGTTAGTtatgattttgtggattttaaCAACACAATAATGAAATTAGTCAATTTCTTAATctttatacatatataatagTTTTTCTACAACATTGCAGCAGTTCGTTGTGCAAAAAATGAGGCCTTTAGGCTATTGCTATATACCCTTTATAAGGGTACAACTCATAAAGACTTTTGAGGAAATAACTTTAAatgatgtatgtgttttatcTCGATTGATAAAATGTGACCTGACAAAGTTAAATTACAAATGAATTCGTTAGAATATAAACAAATCGGGCTCCTCTTATATAGCATTGTGGTTCACTTTTTAGTCTGATGTGTAGGTGGAAGTGATTTTACATTTGATCAATATCGTTATACCGTTTTTgtcttgtattatttttaattttttttcttgttatgTAGTTTTAACCAAATCAAAGTATTGAGCCACATTATATAAGGTCAGGTGAAAGTGTTAGCAATAGTGTATGTgggtgcatatgtgtgtgtcagtgtttttgagtgtgtgtgtgtgtgtgtgtgttcgtaagTTTTGATACGACTATGTTTTCAGCAATCGTAACTCTTGATGCGAGTAGAGTATTAGCCGTTTAATTTCGAAGACTAAATGGCATGTGCTTCTTTGCGGTTGTTCATGGACATTTGGATTTAGTAATGCCTGGAGTGTGTAGTTATTCTTAAAATTATTGACCTCAGAAGGCTGTAATATTTAAATTTAAAGCATGTTAATCGAAAAAAAGACGTGTCCATATATGTACACagtaaaaatgttattaaaatatcTGATATTAAGCAATTTCTCAAAAGGGAAACAAAGATTGAATCggaaattaaacattattttgattatGATTGTTGATCACGTGATCGATCTGTGTTTAAAGTTTGTGTTTGGTTGTCTTATAGAACATGCCGTGCATGAACAACGACAGGGTGGCTTTGTGCGCCGGTTGCGGCGGGAAGATCGCTGACCGCTACTACCTGCTTGCGGTGGACAAACAGTGGCACATGCGCTGTCTAAAGTGTTGCGAGTGTAAACTCAACCTGGAGTCGGAGCTCACCTGTTTCAGTAAAGACGGAAGCATCTATTGCAAGGAAGATTATTACAGGTAACCACCAATCTCCGACATGGCACCTGAGCTAAACCATTCCCCCGATTAGCCTATATACCATACATTTTTGTCAGATTTCCAATAAGAGAGGCCTTCTTGCCCCATAATTAATTATTAAGTTTGGTATTATATAAACATAAGCAAGGCCATCATTTGATCAAAGGTTGAAGAGCACTTGCCCAAAACGAATTTAATACTaaagtaaattacattatagAGCTGTGTTAACGATTTGGTTTCAAAGTAGGCAACTCTGGGCTACGTGACTTTCCTTCAAATAAGGCATTGGTTTGGGGCACATAACATAACTGCCACTGCATGTGCTAGTAACTGACAAATGTAGGCCTAATCCACGACTGAACAAAATGTGCATTGACGAAGTTTTGTCCTTTCCGCAGAAGGTTTTCGGTCCAGAGGTGCGCCCGGTGTCACCTTGGGATCTCGGCCTCAGAGATGGTGATGCGAGCTCGGGACTTGGTGTACCACTTGAACTGTTTCACCTGCACATCCTGCAACAAGATGCTAACGACTGGGGACCACTTTGGCATGAAAGACAGTCTTGTGTACTGTCGACTGCACTTTGAAAATCTCATACAGGGGGAATATCAGACACATTTCAATCATGCGGATGTAGCCTCTCACAAAGGACTGGGACCTGCCAACGCATTGGGACTATCCTACTTCAACGGCGTGGGGAGCGTGCAGAAAGGGCGGCCCAGGAAAAGGAAAAGTCCAGGGCCAGGAGCAGACTTAGCAGCCTACAACGCAGGTAAGACAACTACAATAACATTTCCGTTTAAAATAGGCCTGTTGAAAATGCCTCGGTGTTGGCTCATTGAACAATCTTCTTAATCACCAAGTTGTCATTGCTGATTagacaaaacaacaactaaCATTGCAATTATTGTCGTTGACAAAGCAGGGTAACAATCATATGCCACAAAGAGGTGGGACTTAAATGTGCCTGTGAATTTAAATTTCGAATGATTCTTTGCATGGTGATAATTGAAAAAACGTGCCTGAttataatgtagatattttaGCTTAATTATTATAACAACTGTTTGTAGTATTTGCCAGCATTGCCTTTCGAAATATATCTACCTGGCAAATTATTTGTGTAATTCAAATGAGGTGGCAAGCGTTTCGCCCTCTTCGTTCCAACagtcaataaaaacaatgttggcTAATTCTAGTGATTTTCTGTTTCggcaacaaaaatatttaaaacttattttagttaatttatataatacataattttttagaGATAAAAGGCACgtagcaaaaatatagctacgTTACGTAGcctattttttacatttactatACAaagttattatatatttttatcattAGGGCCTAATTTTCTTCACCCCACGGGCTCCTTTGTTCATATCAGAAAAGCATATATAGCCTAGGGGTTGTGATATCAAATTAACATATCGGTGCTCTGGAGAAACTAAAGACCGAGTTCATTTAGGCCAAATTTCTTTAATGATTGTTGACACCATTTTCTCACGAAATTATAGCTGTCGATTCACAAATTAATTCAGGTTATGTATCGAAAATCCCTTCCAACATGTCAACCTTCTGTGACAAGAGAAAGTTGTATCTgtaatgttttctcttttccattttaaaaggtttttgAAGTTCAGACTTTCGCTTCCGCCATGTATACTTGTCAGGCTCGATATATGTCTAAAGTTCCTCTACACGCCCCTTTGCATACTCCGGGGCCAGTTGGTCTGGGACGGGGCCAGTGGGTGTGCAGTACAAGAGATCAATGAGACTTGACAAGTTATCCACGATGATAATGGCACAAGAAAAGCTGTAGCAAAGCAAGACTTTGCTATTTTATTACGAATGGCCTTCAATATGACCAATTGTATTTTTGGATACATATTAGCGTATTTACAATTAAGGGGAAAGTTCACCCAAACTACAAGTCACATATTGGTGTCCTTAGCTTGTAAACAATCTATATGGCAGCAATACATCCTTCATTTGTATTTGCATCCTAACATTTTAGCCTTTGTAGCATACATCTCTTTAAATTCCTGGTACAGTATCAGCATTTTTCTAAGcgttatattaaaataatataaaagtgTTTTGGTTCAACTTCCTAATTTATTTCATTCACTCCCTGATGATTTGGATTTGATACACAATGCTAACATTGTTACAAAGCGTCGGATGGGATTTGTGCCACAAAAAAGGATAATCACTTGAAATAATACGGTCAgttattgttttgaactgttttgTAGTGCATAAAATAAGTTAACCACTGAAACAGGGATCTCAAAAGGGCAACATGAATCGACCTACACCATCGTGCTAAATAACAACACCGTTTAAATTGGCagatagaaaatacattttaattttagacCTGCTTTACCAGCACATGTGTCATCGTTGACTTGAACCAGGACGTTCTTTGTTCAAAAGCGCCAATACTTTAATCCAGGAAGAAGTCGATTTCTAACAACACCTGGTATGTGGTGAAGGAAGGGCGAGTCAGGCCGCTACTGCCCTCTACTGTTTACCCATTAGACCACTGGCGGATATAGGCAGATTACAGATGAAGTCACCTAACTATCTTGACAAGAAAGTATACATCTGAAGACAACCGACAACCTTTGAAAGAATTCAAAGTTGTTTGTGATTCTATTGTAAGCTGCAGAATCACAATGAAAAGTAAATCCCAGCTGTTATTAAATCAGTGTTCATTAGCCTATCAGTGGCTTTTGAAAAATGgtgaaataaatattgcttATTGATGTCTGGTGTTTGTGTCTGAAGTGTTATTCTGAGGAATCTGAAAGACTAATATTTATTGTATGCAGCATTGAGTATGTCTGAACTGTTATGAATAGATAGCAACACTTAAGCATTTGCCAAGAAAATACTGTCAGGGAAATATGTGTCATGTGTTTGCAGCCACGATTCGATTATCTAGGGCAGGCTATTGCATAGCATGATGATTCATAAGGCAATAATCACAAAATTAGAAGTCGTTTTGCTAGTAGTAGCCTGATAGTAATAGTAGAAGTGGGAAGATAAGGCATAGGATTAGGAAGAGTAGGACTAGTAATACTAAGTGTTGGAGTAGCAGTAGTAAGAGTAGTAGTAttcatattatatattaattacACAATCATTGTACTTTATTACAATACGCATGTGTTACTTTAGTGTAATACGTTTGTTTTCTATGACCAAATATAATGAGTATAATATTATAGGTTGCAGTTTTATATTGTAACTATAGCCTTATACACCTTATAATGAGTGGTGCTTGGGATAGGGAACAATAATTATTCATTGATTCTATTGAAATAGGCTAGTCAATGtttgtaatgctaaaaacacTTTTTGGTGCTTAATTGCTAATTAAAGTGTTCCCCTTTGTCACATTCTAATGAAAACCTTGCAACTCAAGGTTTGCCCATTTTAATTTGTTCTCATATATTGAAAGTAGACAGCTCCTGAATGCAGTCAAACCATTCCAGTCTTCTTGTAccaagaaaatatattgaaaactGTTCCTAAAGTTTCACAATAGTATATGAGTGAATGTGGAAAACAAAGTGTCTGTATTTGAGATACAAGGCTTACATTAAACAGTGAAATCTTCTATTCACACTTTCTTAGCTGTCTTTCGCATAGAATCACAAGTGTAACATCCAAACAAATGTATAAGAGATGACAGAGATATCAGCATAACAGACCTCCACAAATATTACAAATCCATCAAATGTGATCCAAATGTCTTTTTGATGTCTCTTGAGTTGGTTGGGTGTGTGTAGAGGCCTTCTTATACagtgtttatatatacacagctgtGGTTTCATTCACCATCAAATCGTTAACCTCACATGTGTATTCCTGGCCACGCTATCTACCTAAAGTTTCATTAGTAAACCAACTTAATTACGGAACCAAAGACACTGCACTCAGTACTGGGCTGCATTAGCACcagtatattgtatattttaatgAATCAATTCACTACATAATGCTGCGAGCTGCATCACACAGTCCTGTTTTACTTATTCACCTGTCCTTGAATGAAGCGCAATGCTGTTATTCACACGGTCTGACCGCTAtctaatctgtgtgtgtctttgcttGGGTGCGGCTTGTCTTCCAGCGCTCAGCTGTAATGAGAACGATGGAGACTCTATGGACAGGGACTCTCAGTACAGCTCCAGTCAGAAAACCAAACGCATGAGGACCTCGTTCAAGCACCACCAGCTGAGGACCATGAAGTCCTACTTTGCCATCAACCACAACCCAGATGCCAAGGATCTGAAGCAGCTGGCCCAGAAGACTGGCCTCACCAAACGTGTATTAcaagtaagacacacacacacacgaacacgtgtgcacgtgcacacacagtcacacagcgCATTCTTCCTGACATtcaagaaaatgacaaaaacaatgcGGCAAAATATGGTAGTTAATACGATTAAATAACAGgaatgtttaaaatgaaacaagtaACAAAGGAGCATTTTCTATTTCAATTTCCAGATAAGAATTGTGAGGACTGAGCGCAATAAAAATTCTCTGCTGCTTATTATGGAGAGCGGGGAGGCACAACAGAGAGAGCTTGATTTCCACAAAGACGACAGCAAATTATCTAGgggattaaataaaaaaattggacAAAAAGGTTTCTGAACAAAAATTCTGTAAAAATCTCTCTGCTTTAATTAACGCTCCCAGAAAACAAAGCAGTCATTTTGCTTTGATGCGTTCTATTTTTCATGCCTGTTATTCCAGTTGAAatcttccctctgtcttttccCCATGGATCCATCACTAACAGTCACAACGATGTTGCCTTGCTGTGGTACACAGGTCTGGTTCCAGAACGCTCGGGCCAAGTTCCGGCGAAACCTGTTGAGACAGGAGAACACGGGTGTGGACAAGACATCCGACGGGTCCACCCTGCAGGGGGGCACCCCCTCCGGCCCCGCATCAGAGATCTCCAACGCCTCCATGAGCCCCTCCAGCACCCCCACCACCTTGACGGACCTGACCAACCCCACTATGCCCACCGTCACCTCCGTGTTAACCTCTGTGTCTGGCGGCATGGATGTCCATGAGTGCAGGAGCCCCTCGCAGACCACCCTGACCAGCCTCTTTTGATTcccccctcacctccctcaAAGACTGCCCCATTCTACGTCCTCTGATGCCCCCGGCCCTTTAACAAATACCCTTACCAGCCTATTCCCTGCCCTCCCCCTTGACTCTGTCCACTTGGAGTTAAAATACACACCTTTGACAGAGACACTGAATGGACTGATTAAAATGAAGGTAAAGGAAAAAGACTTACTTTTGAGCCCCTTTTAGAATATTTGCATAGTGAGGCTGCCAAGTCTTGCAGAAGGAAcagttgttgttattttgttgttgttgctgttttgTTAAGAATTGGAAAaactttatttgcattttttcaATGTTTACAGACTGAAActgggaaaaagaaaaagactgcTTAATTTTGGAAATTCATTTTTCCAGCACATTATTTATGTTGTTGTACAGGAGTCACTGTTAGGAAACATTGAGAAGGATTGTAAAATGAAAGGAAATATGAGATTAAACACAGGTTAAGATATCCTTAAACTGCCACGTGCCTTACACTCCATTTTATCATACATTTTCCTAACATATTCAGACCATCCCCATCAGCTAGAACCAAGAGAGTACACTCCGACATGATTTTGACCGTGACACATTTCTTTGTGGTTTGGCTTTGTACAGCACTTTGAATTTAAAATGCTAAAATAACTTTAATCTGAGGGCCTTTGGATCCATATTTTAGAGCCAATCATTCACTTTAACAATACATTGTATGTTACTATAGCAGGCAAGCATTCAGTGTTTGGACATACAGAATATTGCTAGTATGCATGACCACATCAACCTTACTATACAAACTTTTTGGATACAGTTGAATTTTTAGCAATTTTTTGGAGCTGTGATTCAGATTATTTTTGTGCAATAGAAATTAATGGTAAACCATGTATTATGTCATTTTGTAGtacattgttgaaaaaaacGAATAGGATGTGTGTAAAAACACAATCTGGATGCTTCCCTCATTATCAATAATTGTGAAAGAAGAGTATATATGATGAGTGAGAATTTAGAGGCCAAGCCATGCTAACCCCTCACCAATAACAATTAAGGGGTGGGTAGCATATTTTGGGGAAATATGATATAAATGCCTCCCTAAAACGACAACTATGTTGCATCACAAGGTGGATGTAATCATTCCATCTTAGAAATGACAGAAACGTTTGCCTACTTTAAAACATGTAGTGaatttgtccaaatacttttggttcGATAACCTTTGGGGGACTATTTAGAAAACTGTTCCTGCTACTTCTAAATTGTAAGGATATAGATGGAAATTCCCTTTTAATTTAAGtatttgtatcatttcaaatccaaaatgctgcagtatagagccaaaacaagaacaaaaaccCAATATCCAAATATTCTGCAAACTAACTCTTACCTTACGATCCAACAGAAAGCATCTCAGAGCATTAAAATTAGTACATGATTAAAACAACCTGTGTATGTGAGAGTACTGTAGGTGtagggtgtgtctctgtgaatgAGTGCACATTGTTGTCACAACGCtagtttcaaaataatttgagtCGGCAGCATAGATATTGTTGTGGAATGACTCACAAATGTCCtgtttatacacacacagacacacatcttcCACTGTTTATCACAACTAGGATATTGAAATTCCAAGTAATTTTATACGTTTCCCATAACagcagttgaaaaacaaaaagcaaataAATTGGTATTTTCAAGTATATctttaattacaaataataaagtGTGCGTAGGCAACACATTAATTCCAACCATAAGAAAATTATAACTATTTGTGTGTTAGAGTAAACACCATAATTATCAATATCCTTAATTGTGGACTGCTCTTTTAGTTAAGTAACATGCTTCCAAATCCGTCTCATGAAACCATTTTTTAAtgtgttacaaatgttttattttcactgttgtgtacattataaaaaacaaggatatttacTTAACGAAGAATTTCAAAGGTTTCCATACTACATTCTCAACTTGAATGTAGTCTATAATCTTAAAAATAACTTTAATCCATTGTTCAGTTTTCTTTAGACACCTTTTACAAACTTTACAAATTTTAGTTACTGCTAACCAGAAATGTACAGAAGAAAtgctggatggcagcatgttttaataaacaaaattaaCTCAATTTGTAAGTTTTTCCTTCTTCAATGTGATTTGGCTTTtcgaaaaatacaaaaatatacaaacatttgCAAGCAGTGGATTAAAGTAATCagagattataatttttttttacatggatTTCACTTGCAGCATTAACAACTTTCAGGGTGAAAAACCATCTAACATCGAgttaaaaacattaagaaatTATCATTTTAAAGAAGGAAAAGATGAGGCCTACAAGTAAGAACAGGCATTTATACATTTACTACAACAAGGTAGTACTACTTTAACTACTAGGGCCACAGCTACTACTTATATGACTCCACCTACTATAACTATGGCTTCTCATACTACCAaaactactactacttctactgcTTATACTTCTGTGACTATTACTCCTACTACAATTAGTACCACCACTTCTACTCTTTCTACTGTAGAACAGCTTGCTGGTGTCAATGCTGTTGTGACTGAAGACTTTTCCCACACTTTCTTACAGATCCAGACACTTCAATGTAGTCTTCAGTTGTGGAAGACAGAAAATAATCCAACTTCTGTAATGCCCCCAAATGTGTCCACTCTTGTCTTTGGGTTTTCATACTAAGACTGCTGTTGACTTACACTATGATCCTGTGGCGATCCTATAGCAATACTATGATCGCAATAGAGATAACATGCATAGATCTATGTTTCTTCACTCCCATTAACCAAATATAAACCATCACCACGTTTTGGTCacatagaaagaaaaaaaacagagcaTAATTTTGTGCCATGTCACATGTCTAGAATGACTTATTATTTGGCctacttaataaaaaaaataaaaggtggaTTCTAATTGGAATGGATTATAAAATGGCTACACGCCTGGTCTCATAAGACATTGAGCATAGTATACGTAAATGTATTTAGAATGAATACAAAAACCTAgctatccctaaccctaaccccatatgacctgaccttaaccctaaacataacagACCTTAACCCCTAAACTATAATGCCTACCCTTAATACTCGTTTGTAATAATGTTACTACTCCTTAAGGTCAGGATgtgttacaatgtttttttgcagGAACTTTTTCAATACTTCCTCTCAAGTTTGTCCAAATAAATATACCAGGTAGGCAATGAATGACCCGTGGTCTGTATCCTAAAACTAGATAAAAGCATGAAAAGGacctaaaaaaacaaatgttttaataactgCCCTTTTCTGGCCCACACATGCATTTTCTCCAAACAGTACAAATTAAATGTGGACCTTCATTGAATTAGAAAGATCCTCATGCGGCCCTTGagctgcatgtcatagccattTCCTGGGCACTCACCTCTGCCTACTGTGTTCATGAGTATGACAAGGCGCCACCTATTATGTGACATAAAATGATGCTGCAACGATACGTTATGTTCTGTCAGCTCCGTTGGAACTGTGTAGCATCCTGGATGAGGCCTGCTCACACACCTGTTCAGACCAGAATCAAATGGCTTTTATGGGAGAAAAAACTTTTTTGATCCATTTACATGGTAGCAATTTAGCTGACACTCTCATCCTGAATGACTTACAGAAGCAGACATTTTTTCAACTCGTCCCCTAGAGGCTTTGAACCAGCGACTTTTTGTAACGGGCACAGCAGTCTAACCGCAGACAGTTGACCGCTTTCCCTGAACTAACAATATGGACACGGTTTGGACCAACCTTAAACCGTCTAATAGTGTACAACTGGTCTGTTTCTTGGCTCTGACATAATGTGACCTACAAGTTGCTGCTGTAGAAACTACTTTCAACCATCCCATTGACAATCAACATTAAATAAACCAACAATGTAACACCAATGTTACTTttataataacaacaaaacaaacttCTCTATATCCAAGGGAAGTTGTGATTGGCAGCCTTCCCTCATAACAAATACGTTTTCACCACGTCCCAGCTGGAGCATCGTCTGTCCAGTTTTCTCATGTCGCCCCGAAAGCCTGTTAAACTCTTATTATCTGTTCGTAATGGTGTAATGTCAAGCACgacatgtgtgtttttatacaCTTATGTCGACTCAGAAATACAGAGgaaattatgcattttaaacCATTTAAAGCATTTCCTGTAAAATATCCCTATCCAGTTGAAACCTTTTGAGAATAACATCCTTGATGACATGTAGGCCTAACAAAGTTTACCACTGGGCACACTGATATGTAACATATGCAATACATTGATCAAGAAAGCATATTATGAAACAAGCTTACTCTCTAGTACAGGTTGTGACAGTCAGTATTATGTCCTGAACCAGTCTGTTTTGAGAGTTTCAGTTGAAATGTTAATTGGCCGACATTCTCCCAGACGTATGGTGTGCACACCTGGCTTCTCTCACACTTACAGCTCTCTCCCGTAGTTCTCCACAAAACAATCAACACCatatgtgatttttttattgatcagtgtgtgtgtgtgtgtgtgtgtgtgtgtgggtgtgtgtgtttatgaaagtttatgtgtgtgtgttttcagtcttGTGTAAGTGAGAGACATAGGGAAGTGGagaggtgtgagtgtgtgtctgtaggtgtCTGCAACTGCGTAAAAGGTAGGTGTAAAACAAGACTATATTGGAGTGTGTGCCTTTGTTGTTTCTTA
This portion of the Esox lucius isolate fEsoLuc1 chromosome 13, fEsoLuc1.pri, whole genome shotgun sequence genome encodes:
- the lhx2b gene encoding LIM/homeobox protein Lhx2b isoform X1, with protein sequence MHGLGFRLMEILGCRSEENTYNIIPSAATMLFHGLPGGDMHSVVEEMDRRGKSESAAISSAIDMGESETNMPCMNNDRVALCAGCGGKIADRYYLLAVDKQWHMRCLKCCECKLNLESELTCFSKDGSIYCKEDYYRRFSVQRCARCHLGISASEMVMRARDLVYHLNCFTCTSCNKMLTTGDHFGMKDSLVYCRLHFENLIQGEYQTHFNHADVASHKGLGPANALGLSYFNGVGSVQKGRPRKRKSPGPGADLAAYNAALSCNENDGDSMDRDSQYSSSQKTKRMRTSFKHHQLRTMKSYFAINHNPDAKDLKQLAQKTGLTKRVLQVWFQNARAKFRRNLLRQENTGVDKTSDGSTLQGGTPSGPASEISNASMSPSSTPTTLTDLTNPTMPTVTSVLTSVSGGMDVHECRSPSQTTLTSLF
- the lhx2b gene encoding LIM/homeobox protein Lhx2b isoform X2, with product MHGLGFRLMEILGCRSEENTYNIIPSAATMLFHGLPGGDMHSVVEEMDRRGKSESAAISSAIDMGESETNMPCMNNDRVALCAGCGGKIADRYYLLAVDKQWHMRCLKCCECKLNLESELTCFSKDGSIYCKEDYYRFSVQRCARCHLGISASEMVMRARDLVYHLNCFTCTSCNKMLTTGDHFGMKDSLVYCRLHFENLIQGEYQTHFNHADVASHKGLGPANALGLSYFNGVGSVQKGRPRKRKSPGPGADLAAYNAALSCNENDGDSMDRDSQYSSSQKTKRMRTSFKHHQLRTMKSYFAINHNPDAKDLKQLAQKTGLTKRVLQVWFQNARAKFRRNLLRQENTGVDKTSDGSTLQGGTPSGPASEISNASMSPSSTPTTLTDLTNPTMPTVTSVLTSVSGGMDVHECRSPSQTTLTSLF
- the lhx2b gene encoding LIM/homeobox protein Lhx2b isoform X3, giving the protein MLFHGLPGGDMHSVVEEMDRRGKSESAAISSAIDMGESETNMPCMNNDRVALCAGCGGKIADRYYLLAVDKQWHMRCLKCCECKLNLESELTCFSKDGSIYCKEDYYRRFSVQRCARCHLGISASEMVMRARDLVYHLNCFTCTSCNKMLTTGDHFGMKDSLVYCRLHFENLIQGEYQTHFNHADVASHKGLGPANALGLSYFNGVGSVQKGRPRKRKSPGPGADLAAYNAALSCNENDGDSMDRDSQYSSSQKTKRMRTSFKHHQLRTMKSYFAINHNPDAKDLKQLAQKTGLTKRVLQVWFQNARAKFRRNLLRQENTGVDKTSDGSTLQGGTPSGPASEISNASMSPSSTPTTLTDLTNPTMPTVTSVLTSVSGGMDVHECRSPSQTTLTSLF